One genomic segment of Candidatus Fukatsuia endosymbiont of Tuberolachnus salignus includes these proteins:
- the ribF gene encoding bifunctional riboflavin kinase/FAD synthetase gives MELIRGIHNVRACHHGCVLTIGNFDGVHRGHKALLQQLKHEGQRLGLPVMVMIFEPQPLELLAGEKAPARLTPLRDKIKYLAQTGVDYLLCVKFDSFFAAISARIFITELLVEKLGIKFLTVGDDFRFGADRRGDVKLLQQAGAEFAFDVINTSSFCDCGLRISSTAIRQALQNADLALATALLGRPYSVSGRVVRGDQVGRTLGFPTANVPLKRLAAPVKGVYVVNVHGLSHEPLPAVANIGTRPTVAGIHQQLEVHLLTDFLRDPNLSCEGKMLGTRHTKRTQVHENGERYTPQSSHHRIALAKGLTMDCYGCRIEVVLLTKLRDERRFVSLNALQQQIANDVLVARKFFELETQI, from the coding sequence ATGGAGCTGATTCGCGGTATACACAATGTTCGGGCATGTCACCATGGTTGTGTGCTGACTATTGGTAACTTTGATGGTGTCCATCGTGGGCACAAGGCGTTGTTACAGCAGTTAAAACACGAAGGCCAGCGTCTAGGGTTACCAGTGATGGTAATGATATTTGAACCGCAGCCATTGGAACTTCTCGCCGGAGAAAAAGCTCCCGCTCGTTTAACTCCTTTGCGTGATAAAATCAAGTATTTAGCGCAAACGGGGGTAGATTATTTATTATGTGTCAAATTTGATTCCTTCTTCGCTGCTATCAGTGCACGCATTTTTATTACAGAGTTACTGGTAGAGAAATTGGGCATTAAATTTTTGACTGTTGGCGATGATTTTCGCTTTGGCGCCGATCGTCGAGGGGATGTTAAATTGTTGCAACAAGCAGGGGCAGAATTTGCTTTTGATGTTATCAACACCAGCAGTTTTTGCGATTGTGGTTTACGCATCAGCAGTACTGCTATCCGGCAGGCATTGCAAAATGCTGATCTTGCTTTGGCGACAGCCTTGCTCGGTCGTCCTTACAGTGTTTCTGGACGTGTGGTTCGTGGCGATCAGGTGGGACGAACATTAGGTTTCCCTACGGCAAATGTGCCGTTAAAACGTCTAGCTGCTCCGGTTAAAGGGGTCTACGTGGTTAATGTCCATGGCTTGAGTCACGAACCTTTGCCTGCTGTTGCTAATATTGGTACCCGCCCAACAGTGGCTGGGATCCATCAACAACTTGAAGTTCACCTGTTAACAGATTTTTTGCGCGACCCTAATCTATCATGTGAAGGTAAAATGCTCGGCACACGGCACACGAAAAGAACTCAGGTGCATGAAAATGGTGAGCGTTATACTCCACAGAGTTCACATCACAGAATAGCTTTGGCGAAAGGTTTAACGATGGACTGTTATGGGTGCCGCATTGAGGTGGTGCTACTCACAAAATTACGCGATGAACGTCGTTTTGTTTCACTTAATGCTTTACAACAGCAAATTGCCAATGATGTGCTGGTAGCTCGGAAATTTTTCGAGTTGGAGACACAGATTTAA
- a CDS encoding lysine exporter LysO family protein, whose amino-acid sequence MLGSLFSIVTIGALLMLGFATGKLLKDASKKFITRQMAHFVMLLLLMMGIEFGEIFTSPRIGGSIVLHALLFSFIISVTTFFILLRKPSKAMGLKIKNTGKYFMDPVISCVKAISFFLIGVFIYYISKIKLADYNLSSAYVLYFVIYLVGIDLVSINLKKISLHHLKLPFLTIIATIISAFIFSLLTKHLFIESLALSAGYGWFSLSGAMVGNILGEDHGSLAFMVDLFREFFSIFLLYIFGSHYPHSAIGVSGAAALDSALPFVKENCDEESIKYAIVSGLILTILAPFFIFIFS is encoded by the coding sequence ATGTTGGGATCATTATTTTCCATAGTAACAATCGGAGCCTTATTGATGCTGGGCTTTGCCACCGGAAAGCTGCTAAAAGACGCCAGTAAAAAATTTATTACCAGGCAGATGGCTCATTTCGTTATGCTTCTGCTTTTAATGATGGGTATTGAATTTGGTGAAATTTTCACTTCTCCCCGCATCGGGGGGAGTATCGTGTTACACGCTTTACTATTTTCATTCATCATATCCGTCACGACATTTTTTATTTTGTTGAGGAAGCCAAGCAAAGCAATGGGGCTAAAAATAAAAAATACAGGAAAATATTTTATGGATCCTGTTATAAGCTGTGTTAAAGCGATAAGTTTCTTTTTAATCGGTGTCTTTATCTATTATATCAGCAAAATAAAATTAGCCGACTATAACTTATCGAGTGCTTATGTTTTATATTTTGTAATATATCTTGTCGGCATTGATCTTGTAAGCATTAATCTAAAAAAAATAAGTCTACACCACCTCAAGTTGCCATTTTTGACGATAATAGCAACAATCATCAGTGCATTTATATTCTCGCTACTGACAAAACACTTATTTATAGAGTCGCTGGCTTTATCAGCTGGCTATGGGTGGTTTTCTCTTTCAGGTGCAATGGTAGGCAATATCCTTGGAGAAGATCATGGGAGCCTTGCTTTCATGGTTGATTTATTCAGAGAATTTTTCAGCATATTTTTATTATATATCTTTGGCAGCCATTATCCTCATAGTGCTATCGGCGTATCAGGTGCAGCCGCATTAGATTCTGCGCTCCCGTTTGTAAAAGAAAACTGTGACGAAGAAAGTATAAAGTATGCAATTGTCAGCGGTTTAATACTGACAATATTAGCCCCTTTCTTTATTTTTATTTTTAGTTGA
- a CDS encoding 2OG-Fe dioxygenase family protein produces the protein MIKIPIYEPFTFAHLISRKENTAGGINFIGKVSAKNKRLEEVDKQEILNEFTLHEFLDSFAVCDEAVSHYVSPIYKIKDSNGKAERCIILIDYSKTKQDI, from the coding sequence ATTATTAAAATTCCTATCTATGAACCTTTCACTTTTGCTCATTTAATCTCCAGAAAGGAAAATACAGCGGGAGGAATAAACTTTATCGGTAAAGTTTCAGCTAAAAATAAGCGACTGGAGGAGGTAGACAAGCAAGAAATTTTAAATGAATTCACATTGCATGAGTTTCTTGATAGCTTTGCTGTTTGCGATGAAGCCGTCAGCCACTATGTATCACCAATATATAAAATTAAAGATTCCAATGGGAAAGCAGAACGGTGTATAATTTTGATTGATTACTCAAAAACCAAACAGGACATATAA
- a CDS encoding IS91 family transposase — MNRKLRHPFQVGHAWWNYYCAHADKIRPVVVDNLIKLFSCGTSALGFASWRCQKAGCTHTKRICFTCHSRSCPSCGKKATERWVAKQRTVLPITKWQHITFTFPREFWPLFELNRALLTHLSRLAAKVILDFCQPKNLLPGLFTALHTHGRALNWHPHVHLSVTCGGLDDNAEKWKKITFSGKTLMKQWRYQIITLLRQQWDTLQLPPELSQTLTRLGQREQFLDFHYQRHWNIDLAKPTDNAQQTLNYLGRYLKKPPVSLSRLEHYNGQEVTYRYLSHKTREQEKLNLSMDEFIQRFISHIPDKHFRMVRYYGFLAPRRRTTLLPIIDALLGQEKEKTVNITYAAMLKRLSRIDPHECILCGSRLVLSGITSGLPWHQLMLHHESLAKMKGI, encoded by the coding sequence ATGAACCGTAAACTGCGTCATCCTTTTCAGGTCGGTCATGCGTGGTGGAATTACTATTGTGCTCATGCGGATAAAATACGGCCGGTGGTGGTCGATAATCTGATTAAACTGTTTTCCTGCGGAACATCGGCGCTGGGGTTTGCCAGCTGGCGCTGTCAAAAGGCAGGCTGTACGCACACCAAACGGATTTGCTTTACCTGCCACAGCCGTTCATGCCCTTCCTGTGGTAAGAAAGCCACAGAGCGGTGGGTGGCCAAACAGCGCACGGTGCTTCCCATCACAAAATGGCAACACATTACGTTCACTTTTCCCCGTGAGTTCTGGCCGTTGTTTGAGCTAAATCGTGCGCTGTTAACGCATCTCAGTCGTCTCGCTGCCAAGGTTATTTTAGATTTTTGCCAGCCAAAAAACCTATTGCCTGGCCTATTCACGGCGTTGCATACGCATGGGCGAGCGCTGAATTGGCATCCTCATGTGCATCTTTCGGTGACCTGTGGCGGACTCGATGACAATGCCGAAAAATGGAAAAAAATCACGTTTAGCGGAAAAACGTTGATGAAACAGTGGCGTTATCAGATTATCACACTACTTCGTCAACAGTGGGATACCTTGCAATTACCACCGGAGTTATCACAAACCCTCACGAGGCTGGGTCAACGGGAGCAGTTTCTGGATTTCCATTACCAACGGCATTGGAATATCGACCTGGCAAAGCCGACAGACAATGCCCAGCAAACGCTCAATTATTTAGGCCGTTATTTAAAAAAGCCTCCGGTGTCGTTATCCCGGCTGGAACATTATAACGGCCAGGAAGTGACCTATCGCTACCTCAGTCATAAAACCCGAGAGCAAGAAAAACTTAACCTCAGTATGGACGAGTTTATTCAGCGTTTTATTAGCCACATTCCGGATAAACATTTTAGGATGGTCCGCTATTATGGTTTTTTAGCGCCCCGCCGTCGGACTACACTGCTGCCGATTATAGATGCTTTGTTGGGGCAGGAAAAAGAAAAAACCGTCAACATCACTTATGCGGCAATGTTAAAACGCCTAAGTCGTATTGACCCTCATGAGTGCATCCTGTGTGGCTCTCGTTTGGTGCTAAGCGGTATCACATCAGGCTTGCCGTGGCATCAGTTAATGCTTCACCATGAATCTCTGGCAAAAATGAAGGGGATTTAG
- a CDS encoding 2OG-Fe dioxygenase family protein has protein sequence MVKEQLVKHGFAHYHLDIDCEKKEKEEISAEFNMLALDNYAPENVARFRRYGSALLLPWFNEPEILWIPTIQDENGNHLSGYDQGNNNPEHGNMRYFHSLSKNIKNNHFLKKIIINNFNDTFNLKTHYLPIYIGVHFIKIECSDNTKPGISSPNCFHQDGQDGQGCLLRSAT, from the coding sequence ATGGTTAAGGAACAACTCGTAAAGCATGGGTTTGCTCATTATCACCTGGATATCGATTGTGAAAAAAAAGAAAAAGAAGAAATTTCAGCTGAATTTAATATGTTAGCGTTAGATAACTATGCCCCTGAAAATGTTGCCCGCTTTAGACGATATGGCAGTGCACTACTATTGCCTTGGTTTAATGAGCCAGAAATACTATGGATCCCGACGATACAAGATGAAAACGGAAACCATTTATCAGGCTATGATCAAGGAAATAACAACCCTGAGCATGGTAATATGCGATATTTTCATTCTCTGAGTAAAAACATCAAAAACAATCACTTTTTAAAAAAAATAATTATTAATAATTTTAACGATACATTCAATCTAAAAACACATTATTTACCGATATATATTGGTGTACATTTCATTAAAATAGAATGCAGTGATAACACAAAGCCTGGGATAAGCTCACCAAATTGCTTCCATCAAGATGGCCAAGATGGCCAAGGCTGCCTCCTAAGGTCGGCGACGTGA
- a CDS encoding methyltransferase, giving the protein MTIKEMVPPVYNNQPMVNIVMGLYIGPTVLIAHELGIFKYLAKYSREFQPIENIQKNIKKMDKEFESRPLKSILSVTQVAGLVKSDGHGYMLTDMALEYLNENSPHYFGHAFDFMWRTRKSFSIDGLMAAIMANKPQAKNAYELDLVKKEDIKDEENQIPELAEKAMHSLRLGADSSWVGKIILTPYHRLLDICNHTATGAISAVKRYPHLQACTYGFAEGCKNAIKEYGLEKKITVIDSAGKNISGKENPFYSVEADIHFYSNVLHNWAFTDIEQIIQHSYKSLVGDGIIIIHEMFWNQVSAAPSAAAGYNMLLQYWTEGQQLSIGYITTVLKDTGFKVLDPIPTWGDYSMVIGYRAKKPEIEKQ; this is encoded by the coding sequence ATGACTATAAAAGAGATGGTGCCACCTGTGTATAATAATCAACCCATGGTAAATATTGTCATGGGTCTGTATATTGGCCCTACAGTGCTTATTGCACACGAATTAGGTATTTTTAAATATCTTGCTAAATATTCTAGAGAGTTTCAACCTATAGAAAATATTCAAAAAAACATAAAAAAAATGGATAAGGAATTTGAATCGAGGCCTCTCAAATCTATTTTATCTGTTACACAAGTAGCAGGATTAGTTAAATCAGATGGCCATGGCTACATGTTAACCGATATGGCTCTAGAATATCTTAATGAAAACAGTCCTCACTATTTTGGTCATGCCTTCGATTTCATGTGGAGAACCAGGAAGAGTTTCTCTATAGATGGTTTGATGGCTGCTATCATGGCAAATAAACCACAGGCAAAAAATGCGTACGAATTAGATCTTGTAAAAAAAGAAGATATAAAAGATGAAGAAAATCAAATACCCGAATTAGCGGAAAAAGCCATGCATTCGTTACGTTTAGGGGCTGACAGTAGCTGGGTAGGGAAAATAATTTTGACCCCGTATCACAGGCTGTTAGATATTTGCAATCACACTGCTACTGGGGCTATCAGTGCCGTCAAGCGTTATCCACATCTTCAAGCCTGTACTTATGGCTTTGCTGAAGGATGCAAAAATGCGATTAAAGAGTATGGTCTTGAAAAGAAGATCACAGTGATTGACTCTGCCGGAAAAAATATCTCAGGGAAGGAAAATCCATTTTACAGCGTAGAGGCTGATATCCATTTTTATTCCAATGTGTTGCATAATTGGGCATTTACTGACATTGAACAGATTATACAGCACAGTTATAAAAGCCTAGTCGGTGATGGCATAATCATTATACATGAGATGTTCTGGAATCAAGTTTCAGCAGCACCCTCTGCTGCAGCTGGATATAACATGTTGTTGCAATATTGGACAGAGGGACAACAACTTTCTATAGGTTATATAACGACTGTACTTAAAGATACTGGTTTCAAGGTACTCGATCCCATACCCACCTGGGGTGATTACAGTATGGTAATCGGCTATCGGGCTAAGAAACCAGAAATTGAGAAGCAGTAA
- the rlmKL gene encoding bifunctional 23S rRNA (guanine(2069)-N(7))-methyltransferase RlmK/23S rRNA (guanine(2445)-N(2))-methyltransferase RlmL: MDPRFFNKLFASTARGLEELLKNELEMLGASNCKLVQCGVHFQGDDRVLYQSLLWSRLASRILLPLNEFSANNDQDLYLGVQSIDWSTIFSVDKTFLVHFSGVNDRIRNSQYGALKVKDAIVDSFVSKTKQRPSVAKQQPDIRIHVFLQRNTVSIALDLSGDALHQRGYRELAGQAPLKENLAAAIILRSGWQSGTPVVDPLCGSGTFLIEAAMMAADRAPGLYRQHWGFSAWQVFNKELWHQLIREAQMRFTAGLQRAGSCFFGSDSDPRMIEIAGINAVRAGVAELITFNTHDISKLVNPLPQGVVGNIISNPPYGERLESEPALIALHNLLGRVMKTAFGGWRLSLFSASPGLLSCLQLRAEREFKTKNGALDCIQKNYQLSATRHCTRGIHIAEDFANRLRKNKRKLEKWAQQQGIECYRLYDADLPEYNVAVDRYGSKIVVQEYAAPKTIDEKKARKRLFDVINATLAVLELPSNQLILKTRERQKGKKQYEKLAQQGEFFLVNEYNAKLWVNLTDYLDTGLFLDHRIARQMLGKMSQGKDFLNLFAYTGTATVHAGLGGARSTTTLDMSRTYLQWAEKNLQANRLNGQQHRLIQADCLSWLNSSRGQFDIIFVDPPTFSNSKRMETTFDVQRDHLCLINSLKRLLRTNGTIMFSNNKRGFQMDLMGIEALGLVAKDISVQTQSTDFERHRQIHHCWLLTHTSKEE, from the coding sequence ATGGATCCCCGATTTTTCAATAAACTGTTTGCCAGCACCGCGCGCGGTCTTGAAGAACTGCTCAAAAACGAACTTGAAATGCTGGGCGCTAGCAACTGTAAGTTAGTACAGTGTGGAGTGCATTTTCAGGGTGACGATCGGGTGTTGTACCAAAGTCTACTGTGGAGCCGCTTAGCTTCACGCATTTTGTTACCACTCAATGAATTTAGTGCCAATAATGATCAGGATCTGTATCTTGGCGTGCAATCTATTGATTGGTCGACTATCTTTTCAGTCGATAAGACATTTTTGGTGCATTTTAGTGGCGTTAATGACAGAATCCGTAATAGCCAATATGGTGCGTTAAAAGTAAAAGATGCCATTGTCGACAGTTTTGTCAGTAAAACAAAACAACGCCCCTCAGTGGCTAAACAACAGCCAGATATCCGTATTCATGTTTTTTTACAGCGTAATACGGTCAGTATAGCGCTGGATCTTAGTGGTGATGCGCTACACCAACGTGGTTATCGTGAGCTAGCGGGTCAGGCACCACTTAAAGAAAATTTGGCAGCCGCGATTATTCTACGTTCTGGTTGGCAATCAGGTACACCCGTGGTTGATCCCCTATGTGGCTCTGGTACTTTTTTGATCGAAGCGGCCATGATGGCTGCAGATCGGGCGCCCGGGCTATATCGTCAGCATTGGGGTTTTAGCGCTTGGCAGGTTTTTAATAAGGAGTTATGGCATCAACTGATCAGAGAAGCGCAAATGCGGTTTACTGCTGGTTTACAGCGGGCAGGTTCGTGTTTCTTTGGCTCTGATAGTGACCCACGGATGATTGAGATCGCAGGCATTAATGCTGTTCGGGCAGGGGTTGCTGAGTTAATAACCTTTAATACTCATGATATCAGCAAGCTGGTTAACCCTTTACCGCAAGGTGTTGTCGGCAATATTATTAGTAACCCACCTTATGGTGAACGACTAGAAAGTGAACCAGCGTTGATTGCGTTGCATAATTTGCTCGGACGTGTAATGAAGACTGCCTTCGGCGGTTGGCGTTTATCCCTGTTTAGTGCTTCACCTGGTTTACTGAGTTGTTTACAACTGCGTGCCGAACGCGAGTTTAAAACCAAAAACGGCGCACTGGATTGTATACAAAAAAACTATCAGTTGTCCGCGACTCGACATTGTACTCGCGGCATACATATCGCTGAAGACTTTGCCAATCGCCTGCGTAAAAATAAGCGTAAATTGGAAAAGTGGGCGCAACAACAGGGGATCGAATGTTATCGCCTGTATGATGCTGATTTGCCAGAATACAATGTGGCAGTAGATCGTTATGGCAGTAAAATTGTTGTACAAGAGTACGCCGCCCCAAAAACAATTGATGAAAAAAAAGCACGGAAACGGTTATTTGATGTGATAAATGCAACTCTAGCGGTGTTGGAGTTACCATCCAATCAACTAATACTGAAAACCCGTGAACGGCAGAAAGGGAAGAAGCAATACGAAAAGTTGGCACAGCAAGGCGAGTTTTTTTTAGTCAATGAATATAACGCTAAATTATGGGTTAATTTGACCGATTATCTCGATACTGGATTGTTTCTTGATCACCGCATTGCCCGCCAAATGCTTGGCAAAATGAGTCAAGGAAAAGATTTTCTCAACCTATTCGCTTATACGGGCACGGCAACGGTTCATGCAGGTTTGGGCGGCGCACGGAGCACTACGACGCTAGATATGTCACGTACCTATTTACAATGGGCGGAGAAAAATTTGCAAGCCAACAGATTAAACGGTCAACAGCATCGTTTGATTCAAGCAGATTGTTTGTCTTGGCTAAATAGTAGTCGTGGGCAGTTTGATATTATCTTTGTCGATCCGCCAACTTTTTCCAATTCCAAACGTATGGAAACCACTTTTGATGTACAGCGTGATCATTTGTGCTTGATAAACTCGCTTAAGCGATTATTGCGTACTAATGGAACCATTATGTTTTCTAATAATAAACGTGGCTTTCAAATGGACTTGATGGGAATAGAAGCACTTGGGCTGGTAGCGAAAGACATTAGTGTACAGACACAATCGACCGATTTTGAGCGTCATCGCCAGATACATCACTGTTGGTTGCTAACGCACACCAGTAAGGAAGAATAG
- a CDS encoding ABC transporter ATP-binding protein — translation MSLISVSNAWLSFSDAPLLDHTELHIEPNERVCLVGRNGAGKSTLLKILSKEVTLDDGRIIYEQDLRVARLQQDPPRNVDGTVFDFVAEGVQEQSEHLRAYHVALQQVEQDPSEKNLNCLAAFQAIIDHQDLWQLDSRIHDVLEQLGLSADVPLSSLSGGWLRKAALGRALVSSPQVLLLDEPTNHLDIETINWLENFLKEFQGSMVFISHDRSFIRTMATRIVDLDRGKLVSWPGDYQCYLASKEEALRVEEFQNAEFDRKLAQEEVWIRQGIKARRTRNEGRVRALKALRAERSQRREVMGTARVQVEETVRSGKIVFDLEKVHYQIDSKILVQDFSAQVQRGDKIALVGSNGCGKTTLLKLMLGQLKADHGKIHCGTKLEVAYFDQHRAELDPERTVMDNLAEGQQDVIVNGRPRHVLGYLQDFLFQPKRAMTPVKALSGGERNRLLLAKLFLKPSNLLILDEPTNDLDVETLELLEEMVNSYRGTVLLVSHDRQFVDNSVTECWIFSGNGQISSFVGGYYDAHQQRAAARPMRQVEPEALVTKKNTIAKKSVLKSSTHTAKHQPKKFSYQLQRELDQLPEKLEQLEAQIGVLQTQLNDSHFFSKSKAKIQQVKKDLKETEAALEVAFERWELLEAQKNG, via the coding sequence ATGTCATTAATTAGCGTCTCTAATGCCTGGTTGTCGTTCAGCGACGCTCCGCTATTAGATCATACTGAATTGCATATTGAACCGAATGAGCGCGTCTGTTTGGTAGGGCGTAATGGTGCAGGGAAATCCACTTTACTCAAAATTTTGAGTAAAGAAGTGACGTTGGATGACGGGCGTATCATTTATGAACAGGATTTGCGAGTAGCACGTTTGCAACAAGATCCACCGCGTAATGTGGATGGCACAGTATTTGATTTCGTCGCTGAAGGCGTGCAGGAGCAATCTGAACATTTGCGTGCTTATCACGTGGCTCTACAGCAGGTAGAGCAGGATCCCAGCGAGAAAAATCTTAATTGCCTGGCTGCATTTCAGGCAATTATTGATCATCAAGATCTGTGGCAATTGGATAGCCGTATTCATGACGTATTGGAACAACTTGGTTTATCAGCCGATGTACCTCTGTCGTCATTATCCGGCGGCTGGTTACGTAAAGCGGCACTGGGTCGTGCATTAGTTAGCTCACCACAGGTATTATTACTTGATGAACCAACTAATCATCTTGATATTGAAACCATCAACTGGTTAGAGAACTTCCTAAAGGAATTTCAAGGTAGTATGGTGTTTATTTCCCATGATCGCTCTTTTATCCGCACTATGGCGACGCGTATCGTCGATCTTGATCGGGGTAAGTTAGTCTCGTGGCCAGGTGATTATCAATGTTATCTTGCCAGTAAAGAAGAAGCGTTACGGGTTGAAGAATTTCAAAATGCAGAATTTGATCGCAAATTAGCGCAAGAAGAAGTTTGGATCCGTCAAGGTATTAAAGCACGCCGTACTCGTAATGAAGGTCGAGTGCGCGCGTTAAAAGCTTTAAGGGCTGAGCGGTCACAACGTCGTGAAGTGATGGGAACCGCCAGGGTACAGGTAGAAGAAACGGTGCGTTCCGGCAAAATTGTTTTTGATTTAGAAAAAGTGCATTATCAAATTGACAGTAAAATTCTTGTACAGGATTTTAGCGCACAAGTACAACGTGGCGATAAAATTGCCTTAGTTGGATCCAATGGTTGTGGTAAAACGACCTTATTGAAACTCATGCTGGGGCAGCTTAAAGCGGATCATGGTAAAATACATTGTGGCACCAAACTGGAAGTAGCCTATTTCGATCAGCATCGTGCTGAACTCGATCCAGAACGTACGGTGATGGACAACCTAGCTGAAGGGCAACAAGACGTGATAGTCAATGGGCGGCCGCGTCATGTGTTGGGTTATCTGCAAGATTTCTTGTTCCAGCCTAAACGTGCGATGACACCGGTTAAAGCCTTGTCGGGAGGCGAACGTAACCGTTTATTATTGGCTAAATTATTTTTAAAACCCAGCAACCTATTGATTTTAGATGAACCAACCAATGATTTAGATGTAGAGACATTAGAATTGTTGGAAGAAATGGTGAATAGCTATCGGGGCACAGTGCTGTTAGTCAGTCATGATCGCCAGTTTGTCGATAACTCAGTCACGGAATGTTGGATTTTCTCAGGAAACGGTCAAATCAGCAGCTTTGTTGGTGGCTATTATGATGCCCATCAGCAGCGTGCAGCAGCTAGGCCTATGCGTCAGGTGGAGCCAGAGGCTTTAGTGACGAAAAAAAATACAATAGCAAAGAAATCAGTGCTAAAAAGTAGCACCCACACGGCCAAACATCAGCCCAAAAAATTCAGCTACCAGCTACAGAGAGAATTGGACCAACTTCCCGAAAAGTTGGAGCAACTCGAAGCTCAAATTGGCGTACTGCAAACCCAGTTAAACGATAGCCATTTTTTTTCTAAATCTAAGGCAAAAATTCAACAGGTTAAAAAAGATCTGAAAGAAACAGAAGCTGCATTAGAGGTTGCCTTTGAGCGCTGGGAACTATTAGAAGCACAGAAAAATGGCTAG
- the rmf gene encoding ribosome modulation factor, producing the protein MKRLKRDRLQRALSRGYQAGITGRSKEKCPYQSLKARGYWLGGWRQAMEDRTVVVT; encoded by the coding sequence ATGAAGAGACTGAAACGAGATCGTCTGCAAAGGGCATTATCACGGGGTTATCAGGCGGGTATTACCGGGCGTTCAAAGGAGAAATGCCCCTATCAATCATTGAAAGCGCGCGGTTATTGGTTAGGAGGCTGGCGACAAGCCATGGAAGACAGAACGGTGGTCGTTACTTAG
- the fabA gene encoding bifunctional 3-hydroxydecanoyl-ACP dehydratase/trans-2-decenoyl-ACP isomerase: MVDESESAKGIRSYTKEDLQASSRRELFGIHGPALPAGDMLMIDRIVNITGDGGSHKKGYVEAELDINPDLWFFGCHFINDPVMPGCLGLDAMWQLVGFYLGWLGGEGKGRALGVGEVKFSGQILPTAEKVTYQINFKRICKSKLFLGIADGKVLVDDKQIYTATDLKVGLFKDDSMF; the protein is encoded by the coding sequence ATGGTAGATGAAAGCGAATCAGCTAAAGGAATTCGTTCTTATACAAAAGAAGATCTTCAAGCATCAAGCCGTCGTGAACTCTTTGGGATACATGGGCCAGCATTGCCAGCCGGTGATATGTTAATGATAGATCGTATTGTTAACATTACAGGTGACGGTGGTAGCCATAAAAAAGGTTACGTTGAAGCCGAGCTGGATATCAACCCAGACTTGTGGTTCTTCGGTTGTCATTTTATCAATGATCCCGTGATGCCTGGCTGCCTGGGTCTCGATGCCATGTGGCAATTGGTGGGTTTTTATCTTGGCTGGCTAGGTGGTGAAGGTAAAGGCCGAGCACTCGGTGTTGGCGAGGTAAAATTTAGTGGTCAAATATTGCCTACAGCCGAAAAAGTCACTTATCAAATTAATTTCAAACGTATTTGCAAGTCTAAATTGTTCTTGGGCATTGCCGACGGAAAAGTATTGGTTGATGATAAGCAAATCTACACTGCTACCGATTTGAAAGTGGGGTTGTTTAAAGATGACTCCATGTTTTGA